In Streptomyces nojiriensis, one genomic interval encodes:
- a CDS encoding flavin reductase family protein produces the protein MTELDPFTAVLDGPVFVVTAASGGERDGCLVGFASQCSIDPPRFTVWLSIANRTYRVAREAECLTVHLLRRDDRALAELFGGETGDEVDKFARVAWRPGEAGSPVLEQVPIWFTGRIEGRIEGGDHVGFLLAPVAVCPPIEGGLPPLLRYRELRDLEPGHPA, from the coding sequence GTGACGGAGCTGGACCCCTTCACCGCCGTGCTCGACGGCCCGGTGTTCGTGGTCACGGCCGCGTCCGGCGGCGAGCGGGACGGCTGCCTGGTGGGTTTCGCCTCGCAGTGCTCCATCGACCCGCCGAGATTCACCGTCTGGCTGTCGATCGCCAACCGCACCTACCGCGTCGCGCGTGAGGCCGAGTGCCTCACCGTGCACCTGCTCCGCCGCGACGACCGGGCGCTGGCGGAACTCTTCGGAGGGGAGACGGGCGACGAGGTGGACAAGTTCGCGCGGGTCGCCTGGCGGCCCGGAGAAGCAGGCAGTCCGGTCCTCGAACAGGTGCCCATCTGGTTCACCGGCCGGATCGAAGGACGTATCGAGGGCGGTGACCACGTGGGCTTCCTCCTGGCTCCCGTAGCGGTCTGCCCGCCGATCGAGGGCGGCCTGCCCCCACTGCTCCGCTACCGGGAGCTGCGCGACCTGGAGCCCGGCCACCCGGCCTGA
- a CDS encoding mycothione reductase — translation MRHHDVVVIGAGSGNAVIGDSFADLDVAIVEERWFGGTCLNAGCIPSKMLAYTAHVARTVREADTYDVDAELRAVRWRAVRDRVFARLDAERDEGRTGRDQQDWVTVYEGRARFTGPRTLRIDRADGAVGVSAGQIVVAAGGRPLVPGPVLDAGLPYETSDTIMRIDAPPRHLAVLGGGYIAAELADVFAETGSSVTIIEKEQHLLGPQDETVRGRFTDLVRSRYDLRLGRELTAVGGRPGALRLTLDDGSTVEADMLLVAVGRVPNSDRLSLEAAGIATHDDGRVVVDAHQRTTAEGVFALGDICSPVPLKHVANREAQVVAHNLRNPDDLIAADHELVPSAVFTRPQIASMGLTEQECRDRGLDYRTGMAGYGDIAYGWAMENTTGFCKVLAEPGTGRLLGAHLMGEQAPTLIQPLVLAATLGIDATTLAKSPYWIHPALTEVVENALLGLGL, via the coding sequence ATGCGTCACCACGATGTTGTCGTCATCGGTGCCGGGTCCGGCAACGCCGTCATCGGCGACTCGTTCGCCGATCTGGACGTGGCCATCGTCGAGGAGCGCTGGTTCGGCGGAACCTGCCTGAACGCCGGATGCATCCCGAGCAAGATGCTCGCCTACACGGCGCACGTCGCCCGCACCGTCCGGGAAGCCGACACGTACGACGTGGACGCCGAGCTGCGGGCGGTGCGCTGGCGGGCGGTGCGCGACCGGGTCTTCGCGCGGCTGGACGCCGAACGGGACGAAGGCCGTACGGGCCGTGACCAGCAGGACTGGGTCACCGTGTACGAGGGCAGGGCGCGGTTCACCGGCCCCAGGACCCTCCGCATCGACCGGGCGGACGGGGCCGTCGGTGTCAGCGCCGGGCAGATCGTCGTCGCGGCGGGCGGTCGGCCCCTGGTCCCGGGGCCGGTACTGGACGCGGGCCTGCCGTACGAGACGTCCGACACGATCATGCGCATCGACGCTCCGCCCCGGCACCTGGCGGTCCTCGGCGGCGGTTACATCGCCGCGGAACTGGCCGACGTGTTCGCCGAGACCGGGAGCTCCGTCACCATCATCGAGAAGGAGCAGCACCTGCTCGGCCCCCAGGACGAGACGGTCCGGGGACGGTTCACCGACCTGGTCCGCTCCCGCTACGACCTCAGGCTCGGCCGGGAACTCACGGCGGTCGGCGGCCGGCCGGGCGCGCTGCGGCTGACCCTGGACGACGGATCGACGGTCGAGGCGGACATGCTGCTCGTCGCGGTGGGCCGGGTCCCGAACAGCGACCGGCTCAGCCTCGAAGCTGCTGGAATCGCCACCCACGACGACGGCCGAGTGGTCGTCGACGCACACCAGCGCACCACGGCGGAAGGCGTCTTCGCGCTGGGGGACATCTGCTCGCCGGTGCCCCTCAAGCACGTGGCCAACCGCGAGGCGCAGGTGGTCGCGCACAACCTCCGCAACCCGGACGACCTGATCGCCGCCGACCACGAGCTGGTACCTTCGGCGGTCTTCACCCGCCCGCAGATCGCCTCCATGGGTCTCACCGAACAGGAGTGCCGCGACAGAGGGCTGGACTACCGGACGGGCATGGCCGGTTACGGCGACATCGCCTACGGCTGGGCGATGGAGAACACCACCGGCTTCTGCAAAGTGCTGGCCGAGCCCGGTACGGGGCGGCTCCTCGGCGCCCACCTGATGGGCGAGCAAGCCCCCACCCTCATCCAGCCCCTCGTCCTGGCGGCGACCCTCGGCATCGACGCCACGACCCTCGCCAAGTCCCCGTACTGGATCCACCCCGCGCTCACCGAGGTCGTGGAGAACGCCCTCCTCGGCCTCGGCCTGTGA
- a CDS encoding DUF6381 family protein — protein sequence MPRAHLHAAGCPSGRDIAQELEQAAQHAGDPAGRQRLRPRLREKAEQEYGRGSGTTDPCRPGPRVIGSGPNRRANRFSLRRLWPGPDRSPRH from the coding sequence GTGCCGCGAGCTCACCTGCACGCCGCCGGCTGTCCGTCGGGGCGCGACATAGCGCAGGAGCTGGAGCAGGCGGCACAGCACGCCGGCGATCCGGCCGGGCGACAGCGGTTGCGGCCGCGGCTGCGGGAGAAGGCCGAGCAGGAGTACGGCAGGGGCAGCGGAACCACGGACCCCTGCAGGCCGGGCCCACGGGTGATCGGCTCCGGCCCCAATCGCAGGGCGAACCGCTTCAGCCTGCGACGGCTGTGGCCCGGACCAGATCGCTCACCACGTCACTGA
- a CDS encoding carboxylate-amine ligase, whose translation MVIAPACGTDRPQTTLLQGRPGPTVGVEEEFVLVDRLTGRPAARGPHVVQAASAVLGDQVQAEFLSAQVEVCTGPTTELSELRAELSLLRKVLGEVAASEGCLLVATGTPVIPPGSPPTVTPGERYGRMAARWPSLVGSYDGMVCGCHIHIGADGRGQALALANHMRPWLPVLQALAANSPFSLGKDSGWASRRSVEHARWPGVGPAPLLDEGGYERLADHLVKTGTLLDRRMIYWYARPSEHVPTLEIRVCDVNADLDVVLLLTALVRGLATALLLDIGDGRPPPDLPTGCLHAAHRLAARHGLAGEGLDPARGEYAPALTLTERLLVRAAPGLAATGDLELAEELFHRVRRSGGGAARQRAAYLRRGHLSDVVSDLVRATAVAG comes from the coding sequence ATGGTGATCGCCCCAGCCTGCGGCACAGACCGTCCACAGACGACGCTGCTGCAGGGCAGGCCCGGTCCGACGGTGGGGGTGGAGGAGGAGTTCGTGCTGGTGGACCGGCTGACGGGGCGGCCTGCGGCCCGTGGTCCCCACGTGGTGCAAGCCGCGAGCGCGGTCCTGGGCGACCAGGTCCAGGCGGAATTCCTCAGCGCGCAGGTCGAGGTGTGCACCGGGCCCACGACGGAACTGAGCGAGCTGAGGGCCGAACTGTCCCTGCTGCGCAAGGTGCTGGGGGAGGTGGCAGCCAGTGAGGGATGTCTTCTGGTCGCCACCGGCACCCCCGTGATCCCACCCGGGAGTCCGCCGACCGTGACCCCGGGAGAGCGATACGGGCGGATGGCTGCCCGCTGGCCCTCCCTGGTCGGTTCGTACGACGGGATGGTGTGCGGGTGCCACATCCACATCGGGGCGGACGGGCGCGGCCAGGCCCTCGCGCTGGCCAACCACATGCGCCCCTGGCTGCCGGTACTTCAGGCCCTCGCCGCCAACTCGCCCTTCTCCCTCGGGAAGGACAGCGGATGGGCGAGCCGTAGATCCGTGGAACACGCGCGCTGGCCCGGCGTGGGGCCCGCACCCCTCCTCGACGAAGGCGGCTACGAGCGCCTGGCAGACCACCTGGTGAAGACGGGCACCCTGCTGGACCGCCGAATGATCTACTGGTACGCGCGCCCCTCCGAGCACGTACCGACGCTGGAGATCCGGGTCTGCGACGTGAACGCCGACCTCGACGTGGTGCTGCTGCTCACCGCCCTGGTGCGGGGCCTGGCCACCGCACTGCTGCTCGACATCGGGGACGGGCGCCCGCCGCCCGACCTGCCCACCGGGTGCCTGCACGCCGCCCACCGGCTCGCCGCCCGGCACGGGCTGGCGGGCGAAGGCCTCGACCCCGCGCGAGGGGAGTACGCACCGGCCCTGACACTGACGGAGCGGCTCCTGGTCCGTGCCGCGCCCGGGCTCGCCGCCACGGGAGACCTCGAGCTCGCGGAGGAGCTGTTCCACCGGGTGCGGCGCTCCGGAGGCGGGGCCGCCCGCCAGCGCGCCGCGTACCTGCGGCGGGGGCACCTCAGTGACGTGGTGAGCGATCTGGTCCGGGCCACAGCCGTCGCAGGCTGA
- a CDS encoding MauE/DoxX family redox-associated membrane protein, whose product MASAWARCSAARQLPLRLTVGAFFLNSGLTKLGADEATAEQLHQFAATTYPFLDKHDAEKFVRLLSAGELAIAAALLVPVVPAAVAGVALTAFSVGTIGLYLRTPGMREEGSLRPTEQGIALAKDVWMLGIGVSLIAEGLHGHR is encoded by the coding sequence ATGGCATCCGCTTGGGCAAGATGCTCCGCAGCACGACAGCTTCCGCTCCGGCTCACGGTAGGCGCGTTCTTTCTGAACTCAGGGCTCACGAAACTCGGCGCGGACGAGGCCACAGCCGAGCAGCTGCACCAGTTCGCCGCCACGACCTACCCGTTCCTGGACAAGCACGACGCTGAGAAGTTCGTACGGCTGCTCTCCGCCGGGGAGCTCGCCATCGCCGCCGCGCTGCTCGTGCCGGTCGTGCCTGCCGCCGTCGCCGGGGTTGCGCTCACCGCGTTCTCCGTAGGCACGATCGGGCTCTATCTGCGTACGCCGGGGATGCGGGAGGAAGGCAGTCTGCGACCGACCGAGCAGGGAATCGCGCTGGCCAAGGACGTCTGGATGCTGGGCATCGGCGTCTCCCTCATCGCAGAGGGCCTGCACGGGCACCGGTGA
- a CDS encoding STAS domain-containing protein, protein MTAIMSDSGPCPSSAAGLEVGVTSGPEPGTVQVVVSGEIDFDNATFLRRALLAALVSHRATLLVDLERVTFCDCAGLNTLLAARHAALRAGRGLHITAAGRRVERLLTLTDTRSLLT, encoded by the coding sequence ATGACCGCCATCATGTCCGACTCCGGGCCCTGTCCTTCGAGCGCGGCCGGTCTGGAGGTCGGGGTGACCTCCGGCCCGGAGCCCGGGACGGTCCAGGTCGTCGTGAGCGGCGAGATCGATTTCGACAACGCCACGTTCCTCCGCAGGGCCCTTCTGGCTGCCCTCGTCTCCCACCGTGCGACCCTGCTGGTGGACCTGGAGCGGGTGACCTTCTGCGACTGCGCCGGCCTGAACACCCTCCTGGCCGCCCGCCATGCTGCCCTGCGGGCTGGACGCGGCCTGCACATCACTGCCGCCGGGCGCCGGGTCGAGCGGCTCCTGACCCTCACCGACACCCGCTCCCTCCTCACCTGA
- a CDS encoding helix-turn-helix transcriptional regulator, which produces MGDEGLPHGSWTFLTSHARVLLALARDPEVRLREVAETCVLTERTVQAIVADLEQDGYLTRVRKGRRNHYRITPGATFRHPAEEGRDIAGLLALFADDPPASHRRPRRA; this is translated from the coding sequence ATGGGTGATGAAGGACTCCCCCACGGGTCGTGGACGTTCCTGACCAGCCACGCCCGCGTCCTGCTCGCTCTCGCTCGCGACCCCGAAGTCCGCCTGCGGGAAGTCGCCGAGACCTGCGTGCTCACCGAGCGGACCGTCCAGGCGATCGTCGCGGACCTGGAGCAGGACGGATACCTCACCCGGGTACGCAAAGGACGACGCAACCACTACCGCATCACCCCCGGAGCCACGTTCCGCCACCCCGCGGAGGAGGGCCGCGACATCGCGGGGCTGCTCGCCCTCTTCGCCGACGACCCGCCTGCGAGCCACCGCAGACCGCGGCGGGCCTGA
- a CDS encoding spermidine synthase, with amino-acid sequence MKLTKTSQTGNSVRWMLLLASATMLFVELALIRWAGANVVHLSYFSNFILLGSFLGVGLGFLIPAARGQWLKRWAPVPLALLVVLVREYPVQVRQSSSQIIYFTSVNTTGFPEWATLPAIFLLTAVIMMVIGKITADFFRRLPPLDAYRYDLLGSLTGSVSFALLSWLRAPSVVWGVLAAAALLILGGRRNILRYGIPLAAMVFALFSETTTAGTSWSPYYKIQLFDGSISVNGVPHQLIMPLPTLLQENSLYRQAYDQTPANPHKRVLVIGAGNGNDVAVALANGAERVDAVEIDPRLQQIGAQLHPAKPYDDPRVHVHINDGRAFLERTHAKYDLVVLALPDSLTLVSGASNLRLESYLFTRQAFEAARDHLAPNGAFVMYNYYRTSWLIDRFAGTLEDIYGHAPCMTPFGTNAVVLMAGMTPADQSCKQTWQPSGAVPAAASDDHPFPYLFRRDIPTLYLGVLGAILLVTVASVRLAGVRLRNTVRYTDMFLLGAAFMLLETKNVINFALYFGTTWLVNALVFIGVLLAVLAGVEVRRRLPRVKQPLLQLLLFGSLAVAWLAPADAVLSLPFAARLAAAVALAFAPIFFANLIFSDRLALAPDPTSAFGANLLGALTGGALEYLALVTGYQALLLVAALLYLGACVAMRFVGRTATPVPEDALARDDEGLSSK; translated from the coding sequence ATGAAGCTGACCAAAACCAGCCAAACCGGCAACTCGGTACGCTGGATGCTACTGCTGGCCAGTGCCACCATGCTCTTCGTCGAGCTGGCGCTGATCAGATGGGCGGGCGCCAACGTCGTCCACCTCAGCTACTTTTCGAACTTCATCCTCCTGGGGTCGTTCCTCGGCGTCGGCCTGGGGTTCCTGATTCCCGCCGCCCGCGGGCAGTGGCTCAAACGCTGGGCACCGGTCCCGCTCGCGCTCCTCGTCGTCCTGGTCCGCGAGTATCCGGTGCAGGTGCGTCAGAGCAGCAGCCAGATCATCTACTTCACCTCCGTGAACACCACCGGTTTCCCCGAGTGGGCGACGCTGCCGGCCATCTTCCTGCTGACCGCAGTGATCATGATGGTGATCGGCAAGATCACCGCCGACTTCTTCCGCCGCCTGCCCCCGCTCGACGCCTACCGCTACGACCTGCTCGGCAGCCTCACCGGCTCGGTGTCCTTCGCCCTGCTGTCGTGGCTGCGTGCCCCGTCGGTCGTCTGGGGCGTACTCGCCGCCGCGGCCCTGCTGATCCTCGGCGGACGGCGCAACATCCTGCGGTACGGCATCCCGCTCGCGGCGATGGTCTTCGCCCTGTTCTCGGAGACGACGACGGCCGGCACCTCCTGGTCGCCGTACTACAAGATCCAGCTCTTTGACGGCTCGATCTCCGTCAACGGCGTCCCGCACCAGCTCATCATGCCCCTTCCCACGCTGTTGCAGGAGAACTCGCTCTACCGGCAGGCCTACGACCAGACCCCCGCCAACCCGCACAAGCGAGTCCTTGTCATCGGGGCCGGCAACGGCAACGACGTCGCGGTGGCACTGGCCAACGGAGCGGAGCGCGTGGACGCGGTCGAGATCGATCCGCGGCTGCAGCAGATCGGCGCCCAGCTGCACCCTGCGAAGCCGTACGACGACCCACGGGTGCATGTCCACATCAACGATGGGCGGGCTTTCCTGGAGCGGACGCACGCCAAGTACGACCTCGTCGTCCTGGCGCTGCCGGACTCACTGACGCTGGTGTCCGGAGCGAGCAACCTGCGTCTGGAGAGCTACCTGTTCACCCGGCAGGCGTTCGAAGCCGCGCGCGACCACCTCGCGCCGAACGGCGCGTTCGTCATGTACAACTACTACCGGACGAGCTGGCTGATCGACCGCTTCGCCGGCACCCTCGAAGACATCTACGGCCATGCCCCCTGTATGACGCCGTTCGGCACGAACGCGGTCGTACTGATGGCCGGGATGACGCCCGCAGACCAGTCCTGCAAGCAGACCTGGCAGCCCAGTGGCGCGGTCCCGGCGGCCGCGAGCGATGACCACCCCTTCCCGTACCTGTTCCGCCGGGACATTCCCACCCTCTACCTGGGCGTGCTGGGGGCGATCCTGCTGGTGACCGTTGCGTCGGTGCGCCTGGCCGGCGTTCGCCTCCGCAACACGGTCCGCTACACCGACATGTTCCTGCTGGGTGCGGCCTTCATGCTGCTCGAAACGAAGAACGTGATCAACTTCGCGCTCTACTTCGGTACGACCTGGCTGGTCAACGCCCTCGTCTTCATCGGCGTCCTGCTCGCCGTCCTCGCGGGGGTCGAGGTCCGGCGCCGCCTACCGCGGGTCAAACAGCCACTGCTGCAGCTTCTGCTCTTCGGCTCCCTCGCGGTGGCCTGGCTCGCTCCGGCGGATGCCGTGCTCTCGCTGCCCTTCGCCGCACGGCTGGCCGCGGCCGTCGCCCTGGCATTCGCCCCCATCTTCTTCGCCAACCTCATCTTCTCGGACCGCCTCGCGCTCGCCCCTGACCCGACCTCCGCGTTCGGCGCGAACCTGTTGGGCGCGCTGACCGGGGGCGCGCTGGAGTACCTGGCCCTGGTGACGGGCTATCAGGCGTTGCTGCTGGTCGCTGCCCTGCTGTACCTGGGGGCGTGCGTCGCCATGAGGTTCGTCGGGCGCACGGCGACGCCGGTGCCGGAGGATGCGCTCGCCCGCGACGACGAGGGTCTGTCGTCCAAGTGA
- a CDS encoding SCO6745 family protein, with protein sequence MEIFDCISAVARPLHDFGDAFMSDEATAAVGMSAGFAPGRGFYCRGRFGVLGEAPVSVVQAVQGFLGPHLVTTGWLAGRPVMPAEEAAACYAQALRTWGRDHVPGDVDVEHFNHLAQQLIDEADTDALPLFAGWRAQPCPGNDPVGAAMQRIHVLREHRGACHLTAVRLCGLSGQEAMVINLGVEQATRYGWQDPHPVAATRIPRLQRAEQLTDEMQAQLYASLTDRQRTEFARLVNALTAP encoded by the coding sequence ATGGAAATCTTCGACTGCATCTCCGCGGTTGCCCGGCCCCTCCACGATTTCGGTGACGCGTTCATGTCCGACGAGGCGACGGCCGCCGTCGGTATGAGTGCCGGGTTCGCCCCGGGGCGCGGCTTCTACTGCCGCGGACGGTTCGGGGTGCTCGGCGAGGCACCGGTCTCGGTGGTCCAAGCGGTACAGGGTTTCCTCGGCCCCCACCTCGTCACCACGGGCTGGCTGGCGGGACGGCCCGTGATGCCGGCAGAGGAGGCCGCCGCCTGCTACGCGCAGGCCCTCCGCACATGGGGGCGCGACCATGTCCCCGGCGACGTCGATGTGGAGCACTTCAATCACCTGGCACAGCAGCTGATCGACGAGGCCGACACCGACGCCCTTCCGCTGTTCGCCGGCTGGCGCGCGCAACCCTGCCCCGGCAACGACCCGGTGGGTGCGGCCATGCAGCGCATACACGTACTACGGGAACATCGTGGTGCCTGCCATCTGACCGCGGTGCGCCTGTGTGGGCTGAGCGGCCAGGAGGCCATGGTCATCAACCTCGGTGTCGAACAGGCAACCCGCTACGGCTGGCAGGATCCGCACCCCGTTGCCGCGACACGAATCCCACGACTGCAACGTGCGGAGCAGCTCACCGACGAGATGCAGGCGCAGCTCTACGCCTCGCTGACCGACCGGCAGCGTACGGAGTTCGCCCGGCTCGTCAACGCGTTGACCGCCCCTTGA
- a CDS encoding LysR substrate-binding domain-containing protein has product MLDIRRLHMLKTVAARGSITAAAQSLALTAGAVSQQLATLRHDVGVDLLRPDGRTVALTEAGQVLLEHADRIFAAVEEAECAIAAAKGTVGATATLAALPSTVARIVAPALTALGTHHPQLTVTCLVTDQAQLRELTLGTVDVVLGQRYHHLPDTAPRGIDISPLLDDPLLVVTAADQAGEGPIALRDLATHSLAVPPPATDCGQAILRACHQAGFTPTTRYITADIAAQLTLARAGLATALVPRTAIDPATPGIRTAPIADHSIQRLLFAATRHTEAANPTTAAVIAALLAAARQDLTTDHPPV; this is encoded by the coding sequence ATGCTGGATATCCGCCGTCTGCACATGCTCAAGACCGTCGCCGCCCGCGGCTCGATCACCGCGGCCGCCCAGTCACTGGCGCTGACCGCCGGGGCCGTATCCCAACAGCTGGCTACACTCCGGCACGACGTGGGAGTCGACCTGCTGCGCCCCGACGGGCGAACCGTGGCACTGACGGAGGCGGGCCAGGTGCTCCTCGAACACGCCGACCGGATCTTCGCCGCCGTAGAGGAAGCCGAATGCGCCATCGCAGCGGCCAAGGGAACGGTCGGTGCCACCGCCACGCTCGCCGCATTGCCCTCCACCGTCGCCAGGATCGTGGCCCCCGCGCTCACCGCACTGGGCACGCACCACCCGCAGCTCACGGTGACCTGCCTCGTCACCGACCAGGCACAACTGCGGGAACTCACACTCGGCACCGTCGACGTGGTACTGGGCCAGCGGTATCACCACCTGCCCGACACCGCTCCCCGGGGCATCGACATCTCTCCGCTGCTCGACGATCCCCTGCTCGTCGTCACCGCGGCAGACCAAGCCGGCGAGGGGCCCATCGCCCTGCGCGACCTGGCCACGCACAGCCTCGCCGTACCACCGCCGGCCACGGACTGCGGACAGGCCATCCTGCGCGCCTGCCACCAAGCGGGTTTCACGCCCACCACGCGCTACATCACCGCCGACATCGCCGCCCAGCTCACCCTTGCACGGGCCGGCCTCGCCACCGCGCTCGTCCCCCGAACGGCCATCGACCCGGCCACACCAGGAATCCGCACGGCACCCATCGCGGACCACTCGATCCAGCGCCTCCTGTTCGCCGCGACCCGTCACACCGAGGCCGCGAACCCGACAACCGCGGCCGTCATCGCGGCGCTGCTCGCAGCCGCGCGGCAGGATCTCACCACAGACCACCCGCCGGTCTAG
- a CDS encoding amidohydrolase family protein — protein sequence MQSSPTPSPAPSRRDILGLAAAAPLVLGITTRPERPHVPVGPTVLLRGASLVLTMDPALGSDSLGTLEDADVLIRNGTIASVGTGLRPPPGTWIVDASGKLVMPGFVDTHTHLWQAVIRGGCTDGDLFGWFTRCTDPQRGRLTPEALHSFVRLAALDAVQSGVTTLVDWVDIFSYDLIESYVRALAGTGVRFTYAMFPSAADPTLVTKVKKELVDPVPLGGFQVATHAARAVQHLNHAHWEAAQDLGVMLNSHVLERPEQRADDPIGVLADIGALGPRLLINHAIHLTDDEIAAVAAHDVRAAHCPLSNMRLASGIMRLSEFGRRGVKVGLGLDGGTNDSSDFHALMKTAIGLQRARATQAGIFPQVHDVLRMATLGGAEALGISDRTGSLTPGKRADVVVVDPAALNFAPRFDWVGQTVFNGRPENVEAVFVDGRPLKFDGRLVDIDTSRVVREAETAAARLRAAG from the coding sequence ATGCAGTCATCCCCCACTCCGTCGCCGGCCCCCAGCCGCCGCGACATCCTCGGCCTGGCCGCCGCCGCCCCGCTCGTCCTCGGCATCACCACCCGCCCCGAACGCCCACACGTCCCGGTCGGCCCGACGGTCCTGCTGCGCGGCGCCTCCCTCGTGCTCACCATGGACCCGGCCCTCGGCAGCGACTCCCTCGGCACCCTCGAGGACGCCGACGTCCTCATCCGAAACGGCACCATCGCCTCCGTCGGCACGGGTCTTCGGCCCCCGCCCGGCACCTGGATCGTGGACGCGTCGGGCAAGCTGGTCATGCCGGGGTTCGTCGATACCCACACCCACCTCTGGCAGGCGGTGATCCGCGGGGGCTGTACCGACGGGGACCTGTTCGGCTGGTTCACACGATGTACCGACCCCCAGCGGGGCCGGCTCACCCCCGAGGCCCTGCACAGCTTCGTACGCCTCGCCGCCCTCGACGCCGTCCAGTCGGGGGTGACCACCCTCGTGGACTGGGTGGACATCTTCTCGTACGACCTCATCGAGAGCTACGTACGGGCCCTGGCCGGAACCGGAGTGCGGTTCACCTACGCGATGTTCCCCTCCGCAGCCGACCCGACGCTGGTCACGAAGGTGAAGAAGGAACTCGTCGACCCCGTTCCGCTCGGCGGCTTCCAGGTCGCCACGCACGCGGCGCGAGCCGTCCAACACCTCAACCACGCGCACTGGGAAGCCGCCCAGGACCTCGGAGTCATGCTCAACTCCCACGTCCTGGAACGCCCCGAGCAGCGCGCCGACGACCCCATCGGGGTCCTCGCCGACATCGGCGCCCTCGGTCCGCGGCTGCTGATCAACCACGCGATCCACCTGACCGACGACGAGATCGCCGCCGTCGCCGCGCACGACGTGCGTGCGGCGCACTGCCCGCTCAGCAACATGCGGCTGGCCTCCGGCATCATGCGGCTGTCCGAGTTCGGGCGGCGGGGCGTCAAGGTCGGCCTCGGCCTGGACGGCGGCACCAACGACAGCTCGGACTTCCACGCGCTGATGAAGACGGCCATCGGCCTGCAGCGCGCCCGCGCGACGCAGGCCGGGATCTTCCCGCAGGTGCACGACGTCCTGCGGATGGCCACCCTGGGCGGCGCCGAGGCCCTCGGGATCAGCGACCGGACGGGCTCGCTGACCCCCGGAAAGCGGGCCGACGTCGTGGTCGTCGATCCGGCCGCCCTGAACTTCGCGCCGCGCTTCGACTGGGTCGGCCAGACCGTCTTCAACGGGCGGCCCGAGAACGTCGAGGCCGTGTTCGTCGACGGACGGCCCCTGAAGTTCGACGGCCGGCTCGTGGACATCGACACGAGCCGCGTCGTACGGGAGGCGGAGACGGCCGCCGCCCGACTCCGCGCGGCCGGATAG
- a CDS encoding maleylpyruvate isomerase N-terminal domain-containing protein, which yields MDLFTRSWTALRTAVAETPDPDFARPSGCAGWLVRDLVCHLVIDAQDVLITLATPAVAEPTVDAVTYWHVEDRPPTGEDPLDALTVRLAAAYEDPHLLRFHLDDIGSAAGRAAELADPRARVGTRDEVLTVGDYLGAYVLEWTLHHLDLIAHLPDARTRPPEESLARSRALLERIAGAAFPTSFTDRDALLVGTGRSAPTEAQRAELRDAAVRFPLVLG from the coding sequence GTGGACCTCTTCACCCGTTCCTGGACGGCGTTGCGCACGGCGGTCGCCGAGACCCCGGACCCGGACTTCGCGCGGCCGTCGGGCTGCGCCGGCTGGCTCGTAAGGGACCTCGTGTGCCACCTGGTCATCGATGCCCAGGACGTCCTGATCACCCTCGCCACCCCCGCCGTGGCGGAGCCGACCGTCGACGCGGTGACCTACTGGCACGTCGAGGACCGGCCCCCGACCGGCGAGGACCCGCTCGACGCTCTCACCGTCCGGCTGGCCGCCGCGTACGAGGACCCGCACCTGCTGCGGTTCCACCTCGACGACATCGGCTCCGCCGCCGGCCGTGCCGCCGAACTCGCCGACCCGAGGGCCCGGGTGGGCACCCGCGACGAGGTCCTCACCGTGGGCGACTACCTCGGCGCGTACGTCCTGGAGTGGACGCTGCACCACCTCGACCTGATCGCCCACCTCCCGGACGCGCGGACCCGGCCGCCCGAGGAGAGCCTGGCCCGCTCCCGCGCCCTGCTGGAACGGATCGCCGGGGCGGCCTTCCCCACGTCGTTCACCGACCGGGACGCGCTCCTGGTCGGCACCGGCCGCAGCGCGCCCACCGAGGCGCAGCGGGCCGAACTGCGCGACGCGGCGGTCAGGTTCCCGCTCGTCCTGGGCTGA